Proteins from one Piscinibacter lacus genomic window:
- the flgE gene encoding flagellar hook protein FlgE, which produces MSFQQGLSGLNASSKNLEVIGNNVANASTVGFKGSRAEFADLYAGALNRVGNGQIGIGVNLQAVAQQFTQGNITLTENPLDLAINGSGFFQLGMLNGAGTGTTPPTFGGETYFSRNGQFKLDRFGQVVNNEGMALLGRPLDANGLVSATLGPVTLPTQGLAAAATTTLSLEMNLDARATVAVNSNLPLNPTDAASYNHSTPITVYDGTGEPVEMTLYFRRIAGGAANAATTPPTPATDRWQVFAAAEGTASVATPAGVLAFDAGSGSPWPAGPASFNLGALTATSAAGDPITLSPITLSVNGTGYAAASATTQQTQNGHTYAGLSSVSVEDDGTVRARFSNGQYQDVFRLELATFRNPQGLEPQGNNRWAQTLASGERIVNAPGLGNLGNLQSGAVEDSNVDLTGELVNMITAQRVYQANAQTIKTQDSVLQTLVNLR; this is translated from the coding sequence ATGAGCTTCCAGCAAGGCCTGTCCGGCCTGAACGCCTCCAGCAAGAACCTGGAGGTCATCGGCAACAACGTGGCCAATGCCAGCACCGTCGGCTTCAAGGGCTCGCGGGCCGAGTTCGCCGACCTGTATGCGGGCGCGCTCAACCGCGTTGGCAACGGCCAGATCGGCATCGGCGTGAACCTGCAGGCCGTGGCCCAGCAGTTCACCCAGGGCAACATCACCCTGACCGAGAACCCCCTGGACCTCGCGATCAACGGCAGCGGCTTTTTCCAGCTCGGCATGCTCAATGGCGCGGGCACCGGCACCACGCCGCCCACCTTCGGCGGCGAGACCTACTTCAGCCGCAACGGCCAGTTCAAGCTCGACCGCTTCGGCCAGGTCGTCAACAACGAAGGCATGGCCCTGCTCGGCCGGCCGCTGGATGCGAACGGCCTCGTCAGCGCCACCCTCGGCCCGGTGACCCTGCCGACCCAGGGCCTGGCGGCGGCGGCCACCACCACGCTGTCGCTGGAAATGAACCTCGACGCCCGCGCCACCGTGGCCGTCAACAGCAACCTACCGCTGAACCCGACCGATGCCGCCAGCTACAACCACTCGACGCCGATCACCGTCTACGACGGCACCGGCGAGCCGGTGGAGATGACGCTCTACTTCCGCCGCATCGCCGGCGGCGCGGCCAATGCGGCGACCACCCCGCCGACCCCGGCCACCGACCGCTGGCAGGTGTTCGCCGCGGCAGAGGGCACGGCATCGGTGGCCACGCCGGCTGGCGTCCTGGCCTTCGACGCGGGCAGCGGCAGCCCCTGGCCGGCCGGCCCGGCCAGCTTCAATCTGGGCGCGCTGACGGCCACCTCGGCCGCGGGCGATCCCATCACCCTCTCGCCGATCACGCTGTCGGTCAACGGCACCGGCTATGCCGCCGCCTCGGCCACCACCCAGCAGACGCAGAACGGCCACACCTACGCCGGCCTCAGCAGCGTGAGCGTGGAGGACGACGGCACCGTGCGCGCGCGCTTCTCCAACGGCCAGTACCAGGATGTCTTCCGCCTGGAGCTGGCGACCTTCCGCAACCCGCAGGGCCTGGAGCCGCAGGGCAACAACCGCTGGGCGCAGACCCTGGCCTCGGGCGAGCGCATCGTCAATGCGCCGGGCCTGGGCAACCTGGGCAATCTGCAATCGGGCGCGGTCGAGGACAGCAACGTCGACCTGACCGGCGAGCTGGTCAACATGATCACCGCGCAGCGCGTCTACCAGGCCAATGCGCAGACGATCAAGACGCAGGACTCGGTGCTCCAGACCCTGGTCAACCTGCGTTGA
- the flgF gene encoding flagellar basal-body rod protein FlgF: protein MDRMIYLSMSGAKATMQRQDLLSNNLANASTTGFRAELQAFRAVPVRGDGATTRAYALETTTGYDPAPGPITATGRPLDVALQGQAWLALQAPDGSEAYTRAGALTVDAQGQLMSLGGLPVLGEGGPINVPPGAEPSIAPDGTVSARQANGGFIPVGRLKLVTPEAPLQRGADSLFRSADGNPLDADPAARLQDGALEGSNVSAIGTMVAMIAAARQFEQQLKLLGQAERNEDNAAKLLSVDR from the coding sequence ATGGACCGCATGATCTACCTTTCGATGTCGGGCGCGAAGGCGACCATGCAGCGCCAGGACCTGCTCTCGAACAACCTGGCCAATGCCTCGACGACCGGCTTCCGGGCCGAGCTTCAGGCCTTCCGCGCCGTGCCGGTGCGCGGCGATGGCGCCACCACCCGCGCCTACGCGCTGGAAACCACCACCGGCTACGACCCCGCGCCCGGCCCCATCACCGCCACCGGCCGGCCGCTGGACGTGGCCCTGCAAGGCCAGGCCTGGCTGGCCCTGCAAGCGCCCGATGGCAGCGAGGCCTACACCCGCGCCGGCGCGCTGACGGTGGATGCCCAGGGTCAGTTGATGAGCCTGGGCGGCCTGCCGGTGCTGGGCGAGGGCGGACCGATCAATGTGCCCCCGGGGGCCGAGCCCAGCATCGCGCCCGATGGCACGGTCAGCGCACGGCAGGCCAATGGCGGCTTCATCCCGGTCGGCCGGCTCAAGCTGGTCACGCCCGAGGCGCCGCTCCAGCGCGGCGCGGACAGCCTGTTCCGCAGCGCCGACGGCAACCCGCTCGATGCCGACCCGGCCGCGCGCCTGCAGGACGGCGCGCTGGAGGGCTCGAACGTCAGCGCCATCGGCACGATGGTCGCCATGATCGCCGCGGCCCGGCAGTTCGAGCAGCAGCTCAAGCTGCTCGGCCAGGCCGAGCGCAACGAGGACAACGCGGCCAAGCTGCTGTCCGTCGACCGCTGA
- the flgG gene encoding flagellar basal-body rod protein FlgG, which produces MMRALWISKTGMEAQQTQLDHISNNLANSATNGYKRSHAVFEDLMYQNLRQAGANSSEQTQLPTGLQVGLGTRAVATSRQFTQGNLQQTGNSLDVAIKGAGFFPIQRPDGTTAYSRDGAFQLNAQGQIVTSNGELLGDGISVPPEAQGVTIGSDGIVTARMPGQAAPQQVGQIQLANFQNPAGLEPLGQNLYAETAASGAPNTDAPGANGLGSLTQGFVETSNVNVVEELVTMIQTQRAYELNSKAIQTADQMLQRLGQI; this is translated from the coding sequence ATGATGCGCGCCCTGTGGATTTCCAAGACCGGGATGGAGGCCCAGCAGACCCAGCTGGATCACATCTCGAACAACCTCGCCAACAGCGCGACGAACGGCTACAAGCGTTCGCACGCCGTCTTCGAGGACTTGATGTACCAGAACCTGCGCCAGGCCGGCGCCAACAGCTCGGAGCAGACCCAGCTTCCGACCGGCCTGCAAGTGGGCCTGGGCACCCGGGCGGTGGCCACCTCGCGGCAGTTCACGCAGGGCAACTTGCAGCAGACCGGCAACAGCCTGGACGTGGCCATCAAGGGCGCGGGCTTCTTCCCCATCCAGCGGCCGGACGGCACCACGGCCTACAGCCGCGACGGCGCCTTCCAGCTCAATGCCCAGGGCCAGATCGTCACCAGCAATGGCGAGCTGCTCGGCGACGGCATCAGCGTGCCGCCCGAGGCCCAGGGCGTGACCATCGGCAGCGACGGCATCGTCACCGCCCGCATGCCCGGCCAGGCGGCGCCGCAGCAGGTGGGGCAGATCCAGCTTGCGAACTTCCAGAACCCTGCCGGCCTGGAGCCGCTGGGCCAGAACCTGTACGCCGAGACGGCCGCCTCCGGCGCGCCCAACACCGACGCACCCGGCGCCAACGGCCTGGGCAGCCTGACCCAGGGCTTCGTCGAGACCAGCAATGTCAATGTGGTCGAAGAGCTGGTGACCATGATCCAGACCCAGCGCGCCTACGAGCTGAACTCCAAGGCCATCCAGACGGCCGACCAGATGCTCCAGCGTCTGGGCCAGATCTGA